The proteins below come from a single Candidatus Marinimicrobia bacterium CG08_land_8_20_14_0_20_45_22 genomic window:
- a CDS encoding PspC domain-containing protein, which translates to MKKIYRSKTDEKLAGICGGLSEILSIDSTLIRLGVVFATIVTGFLPMIVTYIIGWIIIPEGPIE; encoded by the coding sequence ATGAAGAAAATTTACCGATCCAAAACCGATGAAAAACTCGCCGGGATTTGCGGCGGGCTGAGCGAAATACTGTCCATCGATTCGACGCTCATTCGTCTGGGCGTCGTTTTTGCAACGATCGTTACCGGTTTTTTACCGATGATCGTTACTTACATTATCGGCTGGATCATCATTCCCGAAGGGCCGATCGAGTAG